The DNA sequence TGACCATTGGAACGGGATCGTTTAACTAATTGAGAAGTTATAATGAAATGAAAGACTAAGCTCACTTAGCTTGTTCTTTTAGGTCATAATAATCACTATGCATTTATAAACATGCAAAGTTACATATACCGAATACGTTCCCTTGTACAGGGCTAGATACAAAATGTACAAGGCATTTCGGCCAAGAAAAAGTTGCAATtttttctccctttttctcGCCCTTTTTTGCACGTACTTAAACCTTGACCAGAAAATTACATCATCTAATTAGCTTCCCAAATTAACTCCACCCCTTTTTTAAAACTCTTGTAAGGGTGCCTGGGAATATATTTATATCTTCTTCTACCCTCTTTACAACATGGCTTGGCTCCGTACTGCTTGTCTTTTCCACTCAACCAAACGCTGGAGAAAGTCCATAACCTTCAGAAAAAGAATTTCACAGATAAagttaattaaaagaaaacaacaagaaaataaagatGAAGACAAGTTGCAAGTACAAGAAGAGCATCTAATACAGTTCTGGACCCTCACCTCAGCCGGTTCCTGTAAAGAATAAGTTGCGCTGGTTTCCTTTGGAATTTTTGAGACGAGAATGCCAAAACCTTGTCCTCTGTCTCTCAATACCTAATCACAATCAAAGCCATAATTAGTCTCTAATCAGCACCACAACTTTGCTAAACGAAAACTCTTCTGTTTGATTAAGCACGCGTAATATACCTTAAACGCATCTTCATCGGTTCGGTCATCTCCAATGTACACAGGAAAAACATCATTGCAATTGGCGTATCCTATAAAACAAACGAAATTTGCTGCAACAGTTAGTGACTATTGAAAGCAAGCCATCATAATTATATGGAATAATAAACTTACAATATTACAACAACGTCTCGCAGATGATTTGTACAGTGAATTTAGAATATTTCATATCAAAAAATGAGTGAAGAAACAGTCCAATGCAAAATAACTCACCAAGTGACTCCAGCAAAAATTCAAGAGCCTTGCCTTTGTCCCATTTGATGGTAGGACGAATTTCCAAAACCTGCATTAGACAAGGAGGATTGAAAGTGAGACCTCTATATCTCACTCTGACCACACACTAagttttgacccaaaaaaaaaaaaaaaacactgtaATGAAGCTTCAAGATTGACCATGTGTAGCATAGTAAAGATGCCATATCCCACACGTACCTTTCTTCCTTGGGAGAGCCTAAGCTGTGGGTACTCCTTCAAAACTGATCTAACTTGCGAGGCCAGTTCACTCCATTTCTGTCATGTCATTGGTTTTGTTCAGTCAGATTATTGCACATCTTAAACAGAATGCGTAAGAAATAAAAAGATCAAGGTGGTATATGTACCTTTTCATCAACACAGCGAAAATGCACAGAGAGACAGAACTTGTTGTTCTCAACTTTTGCTCCAGGAGTTGATTTGGTCTTCTCAACCAGTAGCTTATAAACTTCATCAATCATAGGAAGAAACTCACTTGCTGGTTGGCAAAGAACACCTTGGCTACCCTGAAATGTAAGGAACCGAAAGTAACCAttaggaaagagaaaaagatacAGAAGTATATGTTTTGGAAGTGATACTCAGAAAGAAGACTCACTTTCTTGTATTTGGAACCTTTTGCTGGACCTTTAATGTCCATACCATGGCTACCAGCATAGTACAACTCTGCCAATCGTACAAATTTGTACACCTACAGCCCAATTTATAGAACAACACACCATTATTTCAAGCACACAAATACTAAAGACTATGTAGAAGTGACTGCAAACAACTTGAAAATAAATGTACCTTGTCTCTGCATCTTCCACTCACTATTGCAGTAGGAAAACACCTAGCAAGTTGTTTCACGGTCTTCCTCATCTGTGTTTTGACATGGTAAAAGTTTAGACACAAAGATTCGGAGAGAGCGAAGAAATTACATTGAACAAAGCTAAGAATGGAGTGCTCACTGAATCGGACATAAAAGCTCGATCTGGGTCTTCGACTATGGGCGAAAGAGTGCCATCATAGTCCAGAAACATGACAATTTGCTTgccttgggaaacttctatgaTTTTGTCAAACGTGTCTAAGGCTGATGGGTGCTGAAGCTGTATTACATCaacatcaaaacccagaaatgagATTACCATTGTCAAATAGTCTGTTCTTCAATTATATATAGAAAGTACCAAGTATGGTACTCACCATCCAAGAACTCTGGCCTTTCACCAAGCAAGGGGAAGACTGAATATGGGTGGGAGATGAAGCCTTCATCGAGTCCACCCAAGAGGTGAGTCTTTCACCTCCATTAATAATGTCAAGGTTCTTCAAGTTCATCAATCTCTTCCTCGAGATGGATATATACCCACCCGGCGCCATCGGAGGCTTCTCCGCCGCCGCACTGAAAATCGAAGAGTTCGACACGGCAACCGATATCGCCATGTTCATGATTTGGGAGTCAGCATCGGACACTACCACATTTTGCTTAGTCATCTCAAACCGAACTGTCTGCAAAAAACAAAACCGAAATCACATTCGTCAATTCAGAGCATCAATTGGGGTGCAGTTTCCAGGTCGACTCCgttcacaaaataaaaaatttaagcaAAACCCATTTAGAAAATTTAAGGTATTGGAGCAATACCTCAAAAGATTTCAGAAACGGTAATAGACTAAGACCCCTGATGTGGATGAATTAGAAAACAGAGCAAGAGACAGAGGACTCTGTATCACTCAGtatggtgtatatatataacactGAGCTTCAAGAAACCAAGATAGGCTAACGGAGTATTggaaaaaccaaacaaacacaaagcCACAGAGCTctagagagagatagaaagagCGTTTGTTTCGTGTCTCTGTGTGTAAgaagggtgtgtgtgtgtatggatGTGAAGGAGACCAGAGCCCTGAATGGTCCATTTATAGTCTCAGCAACCCGGATGCTTCCAAATCGAGACCAAAAGCACGGCCCCATTCCCCTCCCCGAACTGGGGCCCACTAGCTTGCGGGTTCCGCCTGCCCCACATCCCCTTATATCCCAATGTGAGCCACCACTACCCGCCACCACCAcccgccaccaccaccatctccCTCCACGTGGGCCCCCACCGTCTCCGTGTATGGCACCACAGGGGCACGTATAGGGGTATATACACTTTTTTTTCTCGTCCACGGCGCGCCGTCTTCAGCCGTCACCGTAACAGCCAGCGAAACAGTTaccttgttcttttcacacCACGTGGCCGACATTCCTTGGCCCTGCGCAGCTCCATGGTGGGCTTCTGCCACGTGTTTTTGCCACAGTAGCGGTCTTAAGAGTCTGAGACCCATTGATTTGCTGGAGCTTGGTTTTTCCTTGAATATGGTTTAATTGGAGTTGGAAACCAGCTTAAGGAAGTTGATGCTGTCCCGATTTAGCAAAGATGGTATTCTTTTTCCAATACTTCTACGCCCCTTGTAATGCTAATGGGAACAGCGTGTGGGAGTGAAAAACAAGCAGCTCAGACCTAACTGGTAATGCAGTTAAAGAAAACCAGGAGTTGAGGCATTGCCCGTTCCTTATTATACTGAATATTCTGGGCCAGTATTACAACTTTACAAGCACAGGCAATTACTCAGGCTACTCTACATTCTACAATGCACTTAAATAAACAATATCAATTCGTCAGAGCCTCCAGGTGGTCGAGTTAGTAAGACCCTCTAGATATGGAACCCCCACACTCGTGTTCGACTCCCGTCGACGCTGATTGGAGTTAAATTTCAATccattcttggtggccaggagAGAGGAAACGTTCTAACACGATACCCTGTCACGGATTGGTCTTTGGGCCTAGAAAATCTTTGAGAAACCAtgtgatctcgataaaaaaaaatcatcagagAAGCAAATGAGAATGGAAAACGTCTCATTGACTTTATGGATAATTAGGCTAGAAACTTCGAACCAATGACTTTCATCACGTTAACAGCTGAATTATATCTTTTCTCTTATCCCCCATTGAAAAATAGAACTAACTAATCCTAACACTAACACAAATGATTAAGAAATGATAGGAAAAAGTGGATTCAATTATCAAATGTTCTTATCAGAAATAAGATTAACTACAAATTCAAGTCATAGCACATTATTTAGAAAACCGTACGATTTTCCCAATCTAAACAAAAATAGGTTTGACATAAAATATATTTAGCTCGCCATGT is a window from the Rosa chinensis cultivar Old Blush chromosome 2, RchiOBHm-V2, whole genome shotgun sequence genome containing:
- the LOC112187483 gene encoding probable trehalose-phosphate phosphatase J, which encodes MTKQNVVVSDADSQIMNMAISVAVSNSSIFSAAAEKPPMAPGGYISISRKRLMNLKNLDIINGGERLTSWVDSMKASSPTHIQSSPCLVKGQSSWMLQHPSALDTFDKIIEVSQGKQIVMFLDYDGTLSPIVEDPDRAFMSDSMRKTVKQLARCFPTAIVSGRCRDKVYKFVRLAELYYAGSHGMDIKGPAKGSKYKKGSQGVLCQPASEFLPMIDEVYKLLVEKTKSTPGAKVENNKFCLSVHFRCVDEKKWSELASQVRSVLKEYPQLRLSQGRKVLEIRPTIKWDKGKALEFLLESLGYANCNDVFPVYIGDDRTDEDAFKVLRDRGQGFGILVSKIPKETSATYSLQEPAEVMDFLQRLVEWKRQAVRSQAML